A DNA window from Vigna unguiculata cultivar IT97K-499-35 chromosome 10, ASM411807v1, whole genome shotgun sequence contains the following coding sequences:
- the LOC114166025 gene encoding 50S ribosomal protein L3-2, chloroplastic-like: MFALSRSFISRLQRFAIDSPSPLRFLSSDAAAIQTRIIDPKPGLMTPDSKRTGLIAVKCGMSALWDKWGARIPITVLWVDDNIVSQVKTPEKEGFCSLQIGCGQKKEKHLTKPEVGHFRAQGVPLKRKLKEFPVTEDALLPVGTSLNVRHFVPGQYVDITGITKGKGFQGAMKRHGFKGMPASHGASLSHRSLGSTGHLTSSGRVFKGKKMPGRMGGDQRTVKNVWVYKIDPARNLMWVKGQVPGATGNFVFIKDAVYEKPDISLLPFPTYFAPEDEDTDNLKPLVAELGDVDPFIVTD; this comes from the exons ATGTTCGCGTTATCTAGAAGCTTTATTTCGCGTCTGCAACGTTTCGCCATCGATTCACCCTCGCCGCTCCGATTTCTTAGTTCCGATGCAGCAGCGATTCAGACTCGGATTATTGATCCAAAACCCGGTTTGATGACCCCTGATTCCAAGCGAACTGGGCTTATAGCGGTAAAGTGTGGAATGAGCGCTCTTTGGGATAAATGGGGTGCTAGAATCCCAATCACCGTGCTTTGGGTGGATGATAACATTGTGTCTCAGGTTAAGACCCCAGAGAAAGAAGGTTTTTGTTCTCTCCAG ATTGGTTGTGGACagaagaaggaaaaacattTGACCAAGCCTGAAGTTGGTCATTTTAGGGCGCAAGGAGTTCCACTGAAGAGAAAGCTTAAGGAGTTTCCAGTGACAGAGGATGCACTACTTCCTGTTGGAACATCACTTAATGTTCGCCATTTTGTTCCCGGCCAGTATGTTGATATCACGGGAATAACCAAAGGAAAAGGTTTTCAG GGTGCGATGAAGCGGCATGGATTTAAGGGAATGCCAGCATCCCATGGTGCTTCATTGTCCCATCGAAGCCTTGGTTCTACTGGTCATTTAACTAGTTCTGGAAGG GTTTTTAAAGGTAAAAAGATGCCTGGGCGAATGGGTGGAGATCAAAGAACAGTTAAAAATGTATGGGTCTACAAGATTGATCCAGCAAGGAATTTGATGTGGGTGAAAGGCCAG GTTCCAGGAGCTACAGGGaactttgtttttataaaagatgCTGTATACGAAAAACCTGACATATCTCTACTTCCTTTCCCAACTTACTTTGCACCAGAAGACGAAGATACTGATAATTTGAAACCATTGGTTGCTGAGCTAGGGGATGTGGATCCATTTATCGTTACTGATTAA